One genomic region from Cydia amplana chromosome Z, ilCydAmpl1.1, whole genome shotgun sequence encodes:
- the LOC134661731 gene encoding uncharacterized protein LOC134661731, with translation MFVVGTLSPLCESSHYPQQKTPRRYKEVTPEILYESLQRLTEFREAVSFREILDYIKDTYPVTPNTSELKHELYQKLVIAHKAGMVCVDYRGHFRLTMNLERLRQVPKPVLTLFWELYCDTMDPLTLGKRRDPKRKVDKKDDDSDSSLPSDTYP, from the exons atgtttgtaGTAGGCACTTTATCACCTTTGTGCGAGAGTAGCCACTACCCACAACAGAAAACCCCGCGACGCTACAAAGAG GTGACTCCAGAAATATTATACGAAAGTCTCCAAAGGCTGACAGAGTTTCGGGAGGCAGTTTCCTTCAGGGAGATCTTGGATTATATAAAG GATACTTACCCGGTTACTCCGAACACGTCGGAGTTAAAACATGAACTGTATCAAAAACTGGTCATAGCGCACAaagcag GTATGGTCTGCGTGGACTATCGGGGGCACTTTCGTCTCACCATGAACCTGGAACGGCTGCGACAGGTGCCAAAGCCGGTGCTCACTCTCTTCTGGGAGCTGTACTGCGACACAATGGACCCTCTCACTTTAGGG AAGCGCCGTGACCCTAAACGAAAAGTTGACAAGAAGGATGACGACAGTGACAGCTCCTTGCCGTCAGATACATACCCGTAA
- the LOC134661575 gene encoding uncharacterized protein K02A2.6-like, translating into MAGTFGLISVFNHETQEWRTYKNRLTQWFIANDINDDTDKAEVKRRAILISALAESTYRLASNLALPATLEEKGFSDVVKILDAHFTPKRCGYVERFHFYSATQQAGEGHVQWAARLKGLAAHCDFKNMEDAILDRFVMGMLPGREREKLFAQNVGELTLSKAIDLAESIRVARTGGAAAGPAGAPVATEASGLFQIEKASARSSASSSDVQCSVCGRYKHSATKCRFRNYKCRKCQTKGHLSNMCKVVKYIESEEVNESDDGEFFHIRSEGGAPMVETIKVNNIFIKFQIDSGAAVSAISDEAYKIYFSDVPLLPPKKKLFGYTRQKFDSKGVINVPIFYDGREIYLDIYVITDGGPPLLGRDFITKFDLELARIPPASINYCTDTDMVQQTLSDYKDIFVDRLGCFNKYKINLNLKDNAKPVFTKARPIAFALKSKVENEIDRLVGLGILEPVEYSEFASPIVPVLKRDGSVRICADYSRTINKQLIAETYPLPTVDELFAKLHGGVQFSKLDMSMAYNQFPINDPNNITCINTTRGLFKYKRLIFGLTSSPAIFQRALNTLLAGLDGVLCFLDDVLITGRDKTEHLQRLNNVLARFKDAGLTLQRNKCEFFKDEISYLGHVINKQGISKSQEKVAAISKAPRPENVAQLQSFLGPVNYYRNFVPDASSILSPLYDLIRKNVKWSWTPIHQNAFETIKRQLSSEQVLAHFDPSAKIIVTADASPVGLGCLLSQIGIDGIERPISFASRVLRDAEKNYSQIQREATGIIFAIKRFHHYLYGRSQPFVLRTDHKPLLSIFGPQKGIPEVTANRLQRYAIFLSAYNYVIEYVRSENNSADYLSRAPLALNNSASSPGRDVTIAQEFDDRAAYINFVVDGCLPLTVDDLRRETLKDSQLQKVCDFVRNGWPKKVSDNHLKPYHLCRNELSVENGCLMRGHKIVIPLALREQVLQEVHSSHLGIVKCKAEIRSKFWFPGVDQAIERIIGACNVCIQLRPSPPRVTVVPWPYPEYAFQRLHIDFLGPINNHSYLVIVDAYSKWVECFDMKSNTTTHSVIEKLCEVMSRFGTPQCIVSDNGTAFTSDDFKQFCSLNKITHLTSAPYHPASNGQAETYVKVIKKGIKSVLMSNITNAKINTKLMKYLFDYRNSIHSTTGTSPAQLVFGKKLKSRLDLLTNVNSPPSSSTNFASSVKEKQSSQVNYHGGAERTDFNIEDQILYKKYINKNKFIWVRGKITNKLGQRLYLIEDQETCNVIKKHINQIVLYKGKETNSPTTECMVPTTHMTPSTQGPTVFLPVPGPVASTSVSQPVVRPTLPALPEEPKHLDTFHPAEGEEGNNISTEGQRSVQSENADDQRVYATPEDQSPQQPGNSDPQDTNALKPLPPRQARLNLDFKKYF; encoded by the coding sequence ATGGCTGGTACTTTTGGGTTAATTTCGGTTTTTAATCATGAAACCCAGGAGTGGAGAACCTACAAGAATCGGCTGACTCAGTGGTTCATAGCCAACGATATTAATGACGACACAGATAAAGCGGAAGTGAAACGTCGAGCTATCTTGATAAGCGCACTCGCCGAATCTACCTACCGGCTGGCAAGTAATTTAGCATTACCGGCTACGTTAGAAGAAAAAGGATTTTCTGATGTGGTGAAGATTTTGGACGCACATTTTACGCCAAAACGCTGCGGGTACGTGGAGCGATTCCATTTTTATTCGGCCACCCAGCAAGCCGGCGAAGGTCACGTGCAGTGGGCTGCGCGTCTGAAGGGCCTCGCCGCGCActgtgattttaaaaatatggaGGACGCTATCCTCGATAGATTTGTAATGGGTATGCTCCCGGGCCGAGAGCGTGAAAAGCTATTCGCGCAAAATGTCGGTGAGCTAACGTTGAGTAAGGCGATAGACTTGGCGGAGAGCATTAGAGTTGCTCGCACCGGTGGCGCTGCCGCCGGCCCAGCTGGAGCTCCGGTGGCTACGGAAGCCAGCGGTCTGTTCCAGATTGAAAAAGCATCTGCGCGCTCGTCTGCATCGTCGTCTGACGTCCAGTGTTCGGTGTGTGGTAGATACAAACATAGTGCTACAAAGTGTCGTTTTAGAAATTATAAGTGTAGAAAGTGTCAAACAAAAGGCCATTTAAGTAACATGTGCAAGGTGGTAAAATATATCGAGTCGGAGGAGGTGAACGAAAGTGATGACGGTGAGTTTTTTCATATTCGCTCGGAAGGTGGGGCACCTATGGTCGAAACTATAAAAGTAAacaatattttcattaaattcCAGATAGACAGTGGGGCGGCTGTCTCGGCTATCTCAGACGAagcttataaaatttattttagcgACGTGCCATTGTTACCCCCAAAGAAAAAACTATTCGGCTACACGCGACAGAAATTCGATAGTAAGGGCGTAATAAATGTACCGATATTCTATGACGGCCGCGAAATCTATTTGGACATTTATGTGATTACAGATGGTGGACCACCGCTCCTAGGTCGCGATTTTATCACGAAATTCGACCTAGAATTAGCACGAATTCCTCCCGCATCAATAAATTATTGTACGGATACCGACATGGTACAACAAACCCTGTCTGACTATAAGGATATTTTTGTAGACCGCCTGGGCTGCTTTAATAAATACAagataaatttaaacttaaaagaTAACGCAAAACCCGTATTTACTAAAGCTCGTCCAATTGCATTTGCACTTAAGAGTAAAGTGGAGAACGAAATTGATCGGTTAGTGGGCTTAGGTATTTTGGAACCAGTGGAGTATTCAGAGTTTGCTTCGCCTATTGTACCCGTGTTAAAACGTGACGGCTCCGTGCGCATCTGTGCGGACTACTCGCGCACTATCAATAAACAGCTGATCGCGGAGACCTATCCGCTCCCAACGGTAGATGAGTTATTCGCGAAATTACACGGCGGAGttcaattttcgaagttagacATGTCTATGGCCTACAACCAGTTTCCCATAAATGATCCTAATAACATAACATGCATAAATACCACCCGCGGACTATTTAAGTATAAAAGATTAATATTTGGGTTAACAAGTTCTCCGGCTATTTTTCAACGCGCCTTGAATACGTTGTTAGCAGGATTAGACGGCGTATTATGCTTTTTGGATGACGTGTTGATAACGGGACGCGACAAGACAGAGCATCTGCAAAGATTGAATAATGTACTTGCGAGGTTCAAGGACGCCGGCTTGACGCTGCAAAGAAACAAATGCGAATTCTTTAAAGATGAGATATCGTATTTAGGtcatgtaataaataaacaaggtaTCTCAAAATCGCAAGAAAAGGTAGCTGCAATTAGTAAGGCACCGCGACCGGAGAATGTAGCTCAGTTACAGTCCTTTTTAGGTCCAGTTAACTATTATCGTAACTTTGTGCCTGACGCATCTAGCATTTTAAGCCCTCTATACGACCTAATAAGGAAAAATGTTAAATGGTCGTGGACGCCGATTCATCAAAATGCATTCGAGACAATTAAGCGGCAGTTGTCCTCCGAACAGGTTTTAGCGCATTTTGACCCTTCGGCTAAAATAATTGTTACAGCTGATGCGTCACCGGTCGGCCTGGGATGTCTCTTGTCTCAAATAGGTATTGATGGAATTGAACGGCCCATTTCCTTTGCTTCGCGAGTCTTAAGGGATGCCGAAAAAAACTATTCCCAAATTCAACGAGAAGCAACGGGAATAATTTTTGCAATTAAAAGGTTTCATCATTATCTTTATGGTAGATCGCAGCCGTTTGTTCTACGAACAGACCACAAACCGTTACTGTCTATATTTGGACCACAAAAAGGTATTCCGGAGGTCACAGCAAATCGTCTGCAGAGGTACGCAATTTTCTTATCGGCGTACAATTATGTTATTGAATACGTGCGAAGTGAAAATAATAGTGCTGATTATCTCTCGCGCGCGCCACTTGCACTTAACAACAGCGCGTCGTCGCCGGGGCGTGACGTCACCATAGCTCAAGAATTCGATGACCGCGCGGCGTATATAAACTTCGTAGTAGATGGATGCTTACCTTTAACAGTTGACGATTTGCGTCGCGAAACCTTAAAGGACAGTCAGCTGCAAAAGGTATGTGACTTTGTTAGGAATGGTTGGCCGAAAAAAGTTAGCGATAACCACTTAAAACCGTATCATTTATGCAGAAACGAATTATCAGTTGAGAACGGGTGCTTAATGAGAGGGCACAAAATTGTTATACCACTAGCGCTTAGGGAACAAGTTCTGCAGGAAGTTCATAGTTCGCATCTAGGAATAGTTAAGTGCAAAGCGGAAATACGTTCGAAATTTTGGTTTCCTGGTGTAGACCAAGCAATTGAGAGAATCATTGGCGCTTGTAACGTATGTATTCAGCTACGTCCTTCGCCTCCCAGGGTGACAGTAGTGCCATGGCCGTATCCTGAGTACGCGTTTCAAAGGTTACATATCGATTTTCTCGGCCCAATAAATAATCACTCATATTTGGTTATAGTGGATGCTTACAGTAAATGGGTCGAGTGCTTCGATATGAAGTCAAACACAACGACGCATAGTGTTATTGAGAAGCTCTGCGAAGTTATGTCTCGATTCGGTACCCCTCAATGTATAGTGAGTGACAATGGCACGGCGTTTACGTCAGACGATTTTAAACAATTCTGTTCGCTAAACAAAATAACACATTTAACGAGCGCGCCGTACCACCCAGCTAGCAACGGCCAGGCCGAAACCTatgtaaaagtaattaaaaaaggtataaaatCTGTACTGATGTCAAATATTACTAATGCTAAAATTAACACTAAATTAATGAAGTATTTATTTGACTACAGAAATTCAATTCATTCGACCACTGGTACTTCACCAGCGCAGTTAGTTTTTGGTAAAAAGTTAAAGTCCAGATTAGACTTATTAACCAATGTAAACTCACCGCCGTCTTCGTCCACCAACTTCGCCTCGTCGGTTAAAGAAAAACAGTCCTCACAGGTTAATTATCACGGCGGCGCAGAAAGAACCGATTTTAATATCGAGGACCAGATATTATATaagaaatatattaataaaaacaaatttatctgggtaagaggaaaaataacaaataaactaGGTCAACGGTTGTATTTAATAGAAGACCAAGAAACATGTAAcgttataaaaaaacatatcaaCCAAATTGTTTTATACAAAGGGAAAGAAACCAATTCACCCACTACGGAATGTATGGTGCCCACTACACACATGACGCCGAGCACACAGGGGCCAACCGTATTCCTGCCCGTGCCTGGTCCCGTCGCCTCCACAAGCGTCAGCCAGCCAGTCGTAAGGCCGACCTTGCCGGCGCTTCCAGAGGAACCCAAACACTTGGACACTTTTCATCCGGCAGAGGGAGAAGAGGGTAATAATATATCCACGGAGGGTCAGCGCTCTGTCCAATCCGAGAACGCGGATGACCAACGTGTCTACGCCACCCCGGAGGACCAGTCCCCTCAACAACCCGGGAACTCAGACCCTCAAGACACGAATGCCCTAAAACCCTTGCCACCGCGGCAAGCTAGActtaatttagattttaagAAATACTTTTAA
- the LOC134660961 gene encoding uncharacterized protein LOC134660961, which produces MYAKLALVSLVIAAVVATPVPGGHGHHKHVTIHVPYKVHTIHHHHVSKVHVPVVKEVPVYKEVHVPVIKHVPVIKHVPYPVEKKVVVEKIVHVPVHHHEEHKGWESESLSHGWN; this is translated from the exons ATGTACGCGAAACTCGCT CTCGTATCCCTTGTCATCGCCGCCGTGGTGGCGACCCCCGTGCCCGGTGGTCATGGTCACCA CAAACACGTGACCATCCACGTCCCCTACAAGGTCCACACCATCCACCACCACCACGTCTCTAAAGTCCACGTGCCGGTCGTCAAAGAGGTCCCCGTCTACAAGGAGGTGCACGTGCCCGTAATTAAGCACGTGCCCGTAATTAAGCACGTGCCTTATCCGGTGGAGAAGAAGGTGGTGGTGGAGAAGATTGTGCACGTGCCGGTGCACCATCATGAGGAACACAAGGGGTGGGAGAGCGAGTCGCTGTCGCATGGCTGGAACTGA